A segment of the Biomphalaria glabrata chromosome 18, xgBioGlab47.1, whole genome shotgun sequence genome:
agtgaagatcatgcaattttacttccttcggccagtctatatttatttatgtctatgagtttTGTCTAATCTCTAAGagtgaagatcatgcaattttacTTCCTTCGgtcagtctatatttatttatgtctatgagtttTGTCTAATCTCTAAGagtgaagatcatgcaattttacTTCCTTCGgtcagtctatatttatttatgtctatgagtttTGTCTAATCTCTAAGagtgaagatcatgcaattttacttccttcggccagtctgtatttatttatgtctatgagtttTGTCTAATCTCTAAGagtgaagatcatgcaattttacttccttcggccagtctgtatttatttatgtctatgagtttTGTCTAATCTCTAAGagtgaagatcatgcaattttacttccttcggccagtctatatttatttatgtctatgagtttTGTCTAATCTCTAAGagtgaagatcatgcaattttacTTCCTTCGGTCagtctgtatttatttatgtctatgagtttTGTCTAATCTCTAAGagtgaagatcatgcaattttacTTCCTTCGGTCagtctgtatttatttatgtctatgagtttTGTCTAATCTCTAAGagtgaagatcatgcaattttacttccttcggccagtctatatttatttatgtctatgagtttTGTCTAATCTCTAAGagtgaagatcatgcaattttacttccttcggccagtctgtatttatttatgtctatgagtttTGTCTAATCTCTAAGagtgaagatcatgcaattttacttccttcggccagtctatatttatttatgtctatgaactTTAACGAGGCCAGCTAAAAATAGAGGTCACAAACGGAAGTGGGTAGACAATGTCATTCTGCCGGGCTGAAACGTTcgcaaaaaagttattgacacTCTTTACACATGGCACACCCAAACTTCCGTTATTCTGCACGCCGGAAACACCAAAAAGCTTGTCGTTTATGAATTCGcctccatgtatgaaaataCCCAATAGGAAGGGAACGTGGAGATGTTAAACGATGTGCATCTCCAccgccccctcccctccccccaaaaaaacagTATCCCCACAGAAGATAGAAATCTAAAACCATTGaaattccattctctaatggcactagggaagcagGGGCACTtttacgaatttgtcctagcgtaaGATATAAGACATGTgcttctatctttgtgtctgtatGAGTGTTTCAGATTTCATTATTTCTGCTAATCCCAAATTTCCCAATATCGTATCACGCCTTGGTATAAAAGACACCAACCCAATATTGGAAACAGTCGAAAGTGTTCATTCgcccgaagaaaaaaaaaaggaattcgtAAAACACATTCAAATTCGAGGTTACCCCATCACCGATGGACGACCGAACTTTGTGTGGCGTGTCTTGTCACTTTTTGTGTGtggaatgttgtttttaattgaccAATAGTCATTggtatcttaaaaaaaatgaggcTTGGAATAGTGTTATTGTTTTCAGAGTCGGAAACTTAAGGACATTTCAAAACGTTTGCAGTTGTTGTAACTTCTAAGATTGTTGGATTGGTCTagtgagttttttttgtttttttttcactacgaTGATTGTTTTTACTAATCTTATATATTGCAGACGATACttgaaaaaagaagataattacatcctacgcatttcatgtgtcaatctagtcatgcatgttgatcaatgacttaaactcttgtcaagtcgttggttttcctggctgaatcaTGATTAATTCTcattattttattcaattaCATCAATGGACCTCTTAGCAACGTGATAATAtggataaaacaatgaaaataacgtatcacgtgacagcctttatggattacgtaatttgtattgAAGCGATGGAGAATCACGTGGcgaaatgttgtttgtttacgattggtgaatgaggtccattcttttGCACAAATAATTCTCCGTGTCTTTTAtagactttgatttttttttttttttggttggtaTTCTTTCATGACAGTCTTCATGTCAGATGTTTCCaacaccttccccccccccccccccgttttttgtttttttttactctttatttaattttagacCACGCCCATCTGAaatccaaaccctaaccctggACACACACACCGATCCCCTTCGTCCGAGTGTCTCCGAGTCTGAAGCAAAGAGAAAGCCGAGGGGGAGACAACGAAGTGCCGGCAGAGACACTCGGAGAGAAGGGTGGCCGAGATCATGATCGGAATTGGGAATCGGCAATCTGAGGCGAACATTTTGGACTCTTGTCCATATACAATGAGACTAGTGGTCTTCTCAGTAGAACTCTTTCTGTTCAGAGGCGAAATGTGCTGGACAGTGAAGGTAGTCGTTAGGACACAAAGGCTGATCCAGAacttcggtgtgtgtgtgtgggggggggggggctattttttttttaagtcaggGGCAGTGTCGAGTAcatgtaaaagtaaaaagtacatcttATATATCTGTAGGGCAGGTGAggtaaaaggtcatctgtttctatgtgcTGCGATTAACAagggccatcacaacgaccaaccgcaattactcccccctccccccccccccccccggactaatgtcagatacacGTTAGAGTTGGGTGCATTCAGTGTCGttctaaaatcccgaaattcaaaatccccagGTCTTCACCCGAGATTCtcagttcggaagtcaagctCTTCACTATTCAACCACGACGTGTCCATTTCGGATTTCTGTAATCTACCATTCGTAAGCCTCCAGGCTATAAGGCTCCGTGCACTAAGGCTCCATGGTGAGATTAATCTTTTTTATAGCATGGTCCTGGTATCTGGCAGTTTTCTGGCTGTCTTCGTACAGGACAAGACCCATGCAGTTACCAGCCTTATCTTCGAAATAGCTTCTGTTTCTGTAACCTACCATTCGTAAGCCTCCAGGCTATAAGGCTCCGTGCACTAAGGCTCCATGGTGAGATTAATCTTTTTATAGCATGGTTCAGGTATCTGGCAGTTTTCTGGCTGTCTTCGTACACAGGACAAGACCCACGCAGCCACCAGCCGTATCTTCGAAATTGCTTCTGAGCACCCTGCAGTCGTTGATGATGTGTTCCACTGTCTCGTCTTCCTTGTaaacagtgtcgacatctggcaTCGTGGTGCTCTCGGATCCTAGAGAAATAGGTTCCTAttggacagtgtcgacatctggcaTCGTGGTGCTCTCGGATCCTAGAGAAATAGGTTCCTAttggacagtgtcgacatctggcaTCGTGGTGCTCTCGGATCCTAGAGAAATAGGTTCCTAttggacagtgtcgacatctggcaTCGTGGTGCTCTCGGATCCTAGAGAAATAGGTTCCTAttggacagtgtcgacatctggcaTCGTGGTGCTCTCGGATCCTAGAGAAATAGGTTCCTAttggacagtgtcgacatctggcaTCGTGGTGCTCTCGGATCCTAGAGAAATAGGTTCCTAttggacagtgtcgacatctggcaTCGTGGTGCTCTCGGATCCTAGAGAAATAGGTTCCTAttggacagtgtcgacatctgggatcgtggtGCTCTCGGATCCTAGAGAAATAGGTTCCTAttggacagtgtcgacatctgggatcgtggttctctcggatcctagagAAATAGATTCCTAttggacagtgtcgacatctgggatcgtggttctctcggatcctagagAAATAGATTCCTATTGGACAatgtcgacatctgggatcgtggtGCTCTCGGATCCTAGAGAAATAGgttcctatcggacagtgtcccaTGCGTGCCAGAATTGCATGATTCTTTCTGTCTAGCTGCCACAACTCGTCCTTCTTGTTTTGGGCGTTTTAGAAACTTCCAGACTTCCCGCCCCGTGCTACACTGGTCCCAGCTATCATACCACTTGGACTTGATCCATTCACAAATTGGCTTTGGCACTCTCGTATGTTTGCGGCTCCTCTGGTGGGTCTAAAAGCGTTCCTAGCCTGTTTGCCTTCTCGTTTCCTTTGATTCTACAATTTCAAAGAACGCCAAAGGCAAGGTCTATCTTTCAGAACGTCAAAGGCAAGGTCTATCTTTCATAACGTCAAAGGCAAGGTCTATCTTTCAGAACGTCAAAGGCAAGGTCTACCTTTCAGAACGTCAAAGGCAAGGTCTATCTTtcagaacgtcaaagacaaggtCTATCTTTCAGAACGTCAAAGGCAAGGTCTGTCTTTCAGAACGTCAAAGGCAAGATCTATCTTTCAGAACGTCAAAGGCAAGGTCTACCTTtcagaacgtcaaagacaaggtCTATCTTTCAGAACGTCAAAGGCAAAGTCTGTCTTTCAGAACGTCAAAGGCAAGGTCTACCTTtcagaacgtcaaagacaaggtCTGTCTTtcagaacgtcaaagacaaggtCTATCTTTCAGAACGTCAAAGGCAAGGTCTGTCTTTCAGAACGTCAAAGGCAAGGTCTACCTTTCAGAACGTCAAAGGCAAGGTCTACCTTTCAGAACGTCGAAGACAAGGTCTACCTTTCAGAACGTCAAAGGCAAGGTCTATCTTTCAGAACGTCAAAGGCAAGGTCTATCAGTTCACGAGGGGGGTGGGTGGAGAAGAGGATCACGTGATTTTTCTCTGTCAGTCTTTCATCGTGATTAGTACACCGTCATCTTTTCATTCTTCATCAATGTAATAGAAAGAGAGTGGGGCTTACTGGCTAACGGGTGGTCGGGAGTTCAAACCCAGGTAAATGACTGGGATTTATGTCCCCGAGTTGACCCAACttgaatgggtacctgacatatatATTGAGAGAAgtcaaggtggttggtcgttgtgctggcccctCGATAACCGCTGTACAAACAGATAACGTTTTGCATCGACTGCttccatagatcgcaagttctgaTGACGTCCTGGTTAGTACATGGCTTCCATTTAGTTTCATCGTGTGTAGATCCGTAAATCTTTGTCAACATTTGCCTTTCCTATGTatgtctttctgttttagtccttcGTTGTAATAGCATTGTAATGCATACTATAATGACTAATTAGAATCCTTTTAAATACTAATAGATTGACATGTTACCAAATGAAAATTTTGCTAACACCATGCGCCATTTCTAGCCGACTTCGAATGCTGTTTCGCACAGCTGATAATCGATAACCCGATGATCTGAGTCAACagtattcatttttaaaatgttgctaTAGAAACCAGGTTGAAATAAGGTTAATTGTCTTTGAACATGATGctatttcaagtaaaaaaaaaatatatttttcatgcATGCAGCCACATCAGCATTTCAAAAACAAGGATCGGAGGCTTTTTCagaaattttcatttgttttgcctctttgggaaaaaaatatttaagtttttataaTAATTGGGACATTATCTTTACATTTTCTTCCCCTTCTTCGCTCTCATTTTTCGTGTCGGAGGTTCAGACCCGTAATCCTATATcagagatgaactgcacagtggtttcctgATCAGGCAGTTCtttgtatagtttttcttctacagGAAGGTCTCAGGGCCTAAGTCTTGTTCGgagcctcttgatatagtatggaGCTTAGAAGGACTTggccagcattctctggtgatgctacacaagggcaagtttcgctcgtcccgattTTTAGCTTCAGGAGCATTTGTTGCCTCGTTCTggtgtgtccggttctgaggcgAAAAATAATTCGTTGGTcgtgtcgggatagcttatagcaGGCGTCGTTTTTCTTGGAATTGGTTTGTGAGCTGGTCCAATTCTCAGTTATTCTATTTTCTATCTTGTGAGTTTACTGTAAGGTCTaaatttatatatgtctatacTGCTACTCTCACTGTGTTTCAGGTTTTGAGAAACTGACCACGCTGAGCACGAGCTTTGTGGTATAATGGTCAACGGGTTctcataaaaagtaaagaaaaaggatgatgggggggggggagggggattaAAGCAGAGAAAATTtttaagagagagaaaaaagcacgcgcggggggggggggggtaatttcaGCGGGCGGGGCTTCGAAGCCGGGACCATTGATAGAGTCCGGATTGCATATCTAGGCAGCAGCAACCCATATTTCGGAAAGTTTCTTAGCTGTTTGGTATGAAAATGCTAGCAGCTAGCCTGAGTGTATCAAAACTATAAGGAAAAGAGGAAAATCGTAATAGACAGTTGTGtatacagttttatttttgttataaaaaaataaatgcattaaatTTATATCAAACATTGGTCAAGTAAGTACCACATTAATtagtgtcaaaaaaaaatatattcgtaGGTCCGTCCGTTATAAATGTAGAGTCTATAACAAAAAATCAGTAATTTGAACAAAAAGTCGTTTGTGTGGATCAAGGCTAAGGGAGTTCCAGTCGAATCGGGTACAGCTGGTCCGTTTTTTTCATGTTAATCTTAATCTCACTGAGAGACTGGATCCGTTCGTCTGAGAACTGGACGCTCACTTGAAATGGGGTTTTACCGgtcagtttgtttttaaagctagaaaagaataaacaaacaaaaaacccagTTAATTCGTGGCAGTCTCATTAACACATAATTAGTAGTGGTGGTCAAACGTtgtttaacaaagcttatatcaactctgtctgtctgtctgtctgtctgtcttgtacaaattGTGTACTcgtttatttctcccacaccaattctcgaatcaagttgaaacttcgcacaattattcattgagaCGTAGGGGGCGAGGTGGCTGGGTGGTTATGCGCTCGGCTTCCGGACCTGGGGTCATGGGTTCGAATcacagtgaagactgggatttgggatttttagggtgtccctgagtccacccaactctaatgggtacctaactttagttggagatagtaaaggcggttggtcgttgtgctggctacatgacacccggctcgttaaccgttagccaTAGAACATCACCTGCCccacagatcgcaaggtctgaaaggggaaactttacttttttttaatatcatctctctctgtcagtctgtctggtaaaaagtgtgtacacgttatttctcccacacccaatctcggatcaagttgaaacttcgccaCAATTGGCATTGACAGGAAGTACATCAATAcaataaaaagtaaccaattagtcaattaattattggtaattaattgtttttttttcacaccaacaaaggaaactaatccttcagtattcagatatatggctaaatttgttgggatcagtccccttaaataattgttaacgctatttctccctcacgcattctctaattaagttgatactttaaacaatgatttattgtatctaaagaaacatgaatcaattttaaaaaataccaaattagtcaattaattatgggtaattaaaatttttgttcGATATCGATTacgggaaataacttgtacattaatgatatatatatagttttaagggtgaAGTTAAAACAGCACACtgtttttccttggcacagtctgctaaggagctcacagctcagcagcaataaggCTGGCTAGAAGCAGAAGAAGAtgggcggagttcttcccctttagataagctttattttttattaaaaggatatttttttaaatttttgtttgtttttcactttTATAAACGTGAGCTAGGCCCGGCCAGTCAAACATCTCATCTTACCTTTGCACGGCGATCTCGGACGGAAGACATGGTCCCAACACCTGAAGGTACAGAATGTTACTCTTCACCAGGGCCCTGAAGGGAACCAAAAAACGAACTTAATTAAGGCTCATGAATTAGTTTACATGAATGGTTAACAATTTgtgaataaatattaataataataataactttatCGTCCTGGGGGAAATGTGTTATAACTGTGTATGACATATAGGAAAATATTATAACGATAACTAATGTGgcgctccttctgtctcggaagacaatggatgctccCAGATGAGTgactggctttggttacgtcttgagacggagtgactgatcaagcccattctggagcggcagactttgccacagttcgtgcatgtgcATCAGTCATAAGGCtcgctgacagggcagctttatTTTGCTGTACATTCATATAATAGCCTCAATCCAACATTACACGTGAAGTTTACATCAGATAGTTGGCTATTTGGTCAATGAATTGATTGACGACAGAACATGATTTCTTCCCCTTGTTTTTTGTGATAGGCCACTTCTGCATTCTTTgtcgttttgtttttaggtttggcatacgtcacttccctcaataATGTTGGAagcgaatctagatctaaccagtcgtatcgcttcattcttacagaaGCTGTTAGGCtattaggcttagtgacggcctagtcatCAGCTATATTATTACAGTTATATAATCAGTAGGATAACCAGCTCGAGAGAAAAAGAAGTAACAGTTTCATCTCAACCTTTCCCTGTCTCGAAAAGTAAACAGATCGTGTGTCTGATCAGAGTAAGGTTAGTGTAGGATACTAGGCTACTAGGCTACGTGTAGttggtcatgacaagacaacccagcgatagtgtttgttgtgtgttgggtggtcaggcgagaaataccatggttagtcaagcatgtagatctacacgtattttttttttctttgcttacaagatctagatgaAACTGcaaagacctagatctatttcttttagGAGACTGTAAAATTTACTGTatggttttccgttatacaGTAGGTCAaaagattaaattaaaaacCCTGTGACCGTTTTGGATGGCAGAAAAATTACATCagaaaaaacatcaattactaagttatttttttaaataaaataaaaataatactatatTCATTTTCTGCAAATCAAAACacattatattaaaaattgtcaaaaccatcggattTCCCCTCTAAGTGTATAGCACAATACCATGATTCAACTTAAAGACCTTGACCTCACTAGATGTatccatttaaaaagaaaaatctacCATTGGTTATGCACAAGTTAAAAGGCCTTGACCTCACTACATCAACCCATTTCAAAGCATCTACCATTGGTTATGCACTAGGTGAAAGGCCTTGACCTCACTATATCAACCCATTTCAACGCATCTACCATTGGTTATGCACTAGGTGAAGGGCCTTGACCTCACTACATGCATCCATTTCAAAACATCTACCATTGGTTATGCACAGGGTGAAGGGCCTTGACCTCACTACATGCATCCATTTCAAAAAACATCTACTATTGGTTATGTAAAAAGGTGACGGATCTCAACCTACTTAAACTCCTCGCAGCTGATGAAGCCATCCATGTCCATGTCTGTTACTTTGAGGACCATGTCCACCAGCTCCCTCAAGGAATCCTCAGTGTCAGCGTCCTCGACCGGCTCTGGGCTGATGATGCAAGGCTGCAGAGAGAGAGTAGACATTCAAACACGGTTATTGTAAACCTAAGATCGACTGTATCAGAAAATAACAAAGACTTTCTTCAGAAAACAGGGTCGTAAGTTCTGGGCGCATTttaggatcccgaaattaaaaatcccagtcttcaccgggaccCACGGTTCGTTACGCATTCGCCTTTCCTTGTCCATTAGTCTGTGAGAGTCACAATGAGACCACAGGGAAGAATAATGGGGCGCCACACACGATCGTTTGTCCGTCTCTCTATATTCCTCTAGAATCAGATAGTTTCTTCCATAGACATGACGCGTATATTCTTTTACATCTCCTTTTCTCTGATATtgactaaccctaaccctaccaGCATCCCTGGTCGCTGAAACAAGTCCGTCTCCtctttatacatttttctaaCATAAATTTCTGCCGtggaaataacatttaaaaaattattttttttaattaactctcTTTACAtaattactaattttttttttagaatgtagaACCAAGTCTGTGTATAAATAAGCTTCGTGTTTACACATCTCTTGGGACCTTGGCGCGTACATCACGTGACAATTATATTTTGGCTCACATTGCATTGGATTGTCGTCTTTCCGAAGAACTTTAAAACTGTACACTTGAACATGTTTTAAGAGTAGAATATGCGTGATCACTGCTTTTGTTTATATcatatatattcatattatgGTGCACCTCATTTAAAGTCAAGAAAGAGCTCTCAAATAGCATCTAGGATTAACTTAGTGAGGGTGACTTTTCACTAGCTCGTACGTCTCTACTTACCCGCAGCAAGGTGTACAGCTCGTGCCACTCCACCATGCCGTCGTGATTGACGTCGTACACACGAAAGACGAATTCCACTTTGGAGTCGAGGTCGTCGCTTAGGAAAAGGCAAATCGCCCTGGCGTACTCTTCCACTGTCATGCTTTGGGTCTTGGCCTTCTTCAGTGCTGGGTGGGGGGAAATAAAAACACTTGCATGCAGAGGATCATTATTATCCTTTAAACCGCAGGCGTTCCTTCTtaataagaagataattacgtcattatgtgcatgttaattagggACCTAGATTCTGCTACGTTATTGGTTGTCTTGGCTGATGCTCCAATTGCGCCAGGGAAGGAGTACTTGtaagaatttgtcctagccCCTTGTTATGTGTTTAGTGGATAGGATCCCTTTGTATTGTGTTTAATGGATAGGATATCTTTCTTTTATGTCTATGGATAGGATCCCCTTGTTTTAGGTCTAGTGGATAGGATATCTTTCTTTTATGTCTAGTGGATAGGATCCCTTTGTTTTGTGTTTAGTGGATAGGATATCTTTCTTTTATGTCTATGGATAGGACCGAGACAGCTCTGAACGACGTGGCAAAGAGCAATCGGTCTCCCCTGCcaacaggttgcgacgtcgcaggtcagtgtttagggTCTCagtg
Coding sequences within it:
- the LOC106073144 gene encoding calaxin-like, which produces MTSFKMIMENSERLINRLAENSGLEKWMVENILQYANQMPKQKGGDVDLLIFMAQMSRQFDLNSVILIQSMYETLKKAKTQSMTVEEYARAICLFLSDDLDSKVEFVFRVYDVNHDGMVEWHELYTLLRPCIISPEPVEDADTEDSLRELVDMVLKVTDMDMDGFISCEEFKALVKSNILYLQVLGPCLPSEIAVQSFKNKLTGKTPFQVSVQFSDERIQSLSEIKINMKKTDQLYPIRLELP